The sequence AGCCCGGCAGGCGCCATCGGCATGAACTGCGCCGGACCGTTGCCGTCGGCATATACGGTCCCAAGGCTGACGCTGCGGGTTCCCGCCGGGGCGCCCACGAGATTCCCGGCACAGGCCACACTGTGCGTCACTTTGCCGCGACTCTTTCGGCAGGCCAGGCCCGACGGGGTGGTGAACGCCAGATCCGGGATTCCGGTCAGGTCACCGACCGAGCCGGGCAGCGGTCCGCTGTCGTCGAAGAGCGGATCGAGGTCGGGAACCTCGTTCGCCGCAACAGCATTCGGCACCTGGGTAAACACAGCTATCGCGGCGCACACCACCGCCAACAATTGACGCACTGAAGGCTCCCGCTACTCGACGGTGACTGACTTGGCCAGGTTGCGCGGCTTGTCCACGTCGTAGCCGCGGGCCTGCGCCACCCCGGCAGCAAACACCTGCAGGGGGATGGTCGACAGCAGCGGCTGGTACAGCGTTGACACCGCAGGGATTTCGATCAAGTGGTCGGCGTAGGGGCGCACCGTCTCGTCGCCCTCTTCGGCGATCACGATGGTGACGGCACCGCGGGCCTGGATCTCGCGAATGTTGGAGAGCAGCTTGGAGTGCAACATCGCCGCGTTCTTCGGCGAAGGCATCACGACGATCACCGGCAGGTCATCCTCGATCAGGGCGATCGGACCGTGCTTGAGTTCACCGGCGGCAAAACCTTCGGCGTGCATGTACGCGAGTTCTTTGAGCTTGAGCGCGCCTTCCAGCGCCACCGGGTAGCCGACGTGGCGGCCGAGAAAGAGCACCGCGCTCGACGACGCGAACTGCCGGGCCAACTCGGCGACCGAGTCGATGCCTGCCAGCACATGCGACACCAGTTCGGGCATCGCCTCCAGCTGCCGGTACTCGTGCTCGACCTCGTCGGGGTACTTGGTGCCCCGGGCCTGTGCCAGCGCCAGACCGACCAGGTAGTTCGCGGTGATCTGCGCCAGGAACGTCTTCGTCGACGCGACACCGATCTCCGGCCCGGCACGGGTGTAGAGCACCGCGTCGCACTCGCGCGGGATCTGCGAGCCGTTGGTGTTGCAGACCGCGAGCACCTTGGCCTTCTGCTCCTTGGCGTGCCGCACAGCCTCCAGGGTGTCGGCGGTTTCGCCGGACTGGCTGATCGCCACCACCAGGGTGCTGCGGTCCAGCACCGGGTCGCGGTAACGGAACTCGCTGGCCAGTTCGACTTCCACCGGCAGCCGCGTCCAGTGCTCGATCGCGTACTTGGCCAACAGGCCGGAGTGGTACGCGGTGCCGCAGGCCACGACGAACACCTTGTCGATCTCGCGCAGCTCCTGGTCGCTCAAGCGCTGCTCGTCGAGCACGATCCGGCCGTCCTCGAAGTGCCCCAACAGCGTCTCGGCCACCGCGGTGGGCTGCTCGGCGATCTCTTTGAGCATGAAGTACTCGTAGCCGCCCTTCTCGGCGGCCGACAGGTCCCAGTCGATGTGAAAACGCCTGGCGTTGGCGGCGTCGTCGGTGCCGTGGAAGTCGGTGATGCGGTAGCTGTCGGCGGTGATGACCACGGCCTGGTCCTGCCCCAGCTCGACGGCTTCGCGGGTGAAGGGGATGAACGCCGCCACATCCGAGCCCAGGAACATCTCGCCGTCACCGATCCCGACCACCAGCGGGGTGGACCGACGCGCCGCCACGATCGTGCCCGGCTCGTCGGCGTGGGCGAACACCACGGTGAAGTGACCCTCGAGCCGGCGCAGCACCGCCAGCGCGGAGGCCACGAAGTCCCCGGCGGTGTCGCCGTCGCGGTACTGGCGCGCCAGCAGGTGGACGGTCACCTCGCTGTCGGTCTCGCTGGTGAACTCCACCCCGGCGCGTTCCAGCTCGTCGCGCAGCACGGCGAAGTTCTCGATGATGCCGTTGTGCACCACGGCGAACTTGCCGGCCGTGTCGCAGTGCGGGTGGGCGTTGTGGTCGGTGGGACGGCCGTGGGTGGCCCAGCGGGTATGGCCCAGGCCGGTGCCCCCGGCCAGCAGCGCGGGATCGGTCGCGGCCAGTTCGGCTTCCAGGTTGGCCAGCCGGCCGGCACGGCGCCGGACGGTCAGCTGCCCGATCCCGTCGACGACGGCGATTCCAGCGGAGTCGTAACCGCGGTATTCCATGCGGCGCAGGGCCTCGACGACCACGTCGCGAGCAGGCCGTTGCCCGACGTAGCCGACGATTCCACACATAGCTGTTCAGGGTAGTGCACCCGCAGCCCACACCAGGCAATCGCGCAGGTCAGCGGCGGCTATGCACGCCGCCGCCAGACCGGCGCAGGCGATCTCCTCAGATCGTTACTGCGACCCACCGAACAGGTCGGCCAACAGGGCTCCGAAGTCGAAGTCGCTAGCAGCCGCAGGATCCGGGGCATCCGCGGGAGGCGGCCCGTCGAAGTCCAAGTTGCCGCTGAGCAGCAATGCGAGCACCTGCTCCAAGCCGGCTAGCGCGCCGGTCAACCCGACCCCCTGACCCGGGCCGAATGTCAGGTCGAGGGTGAGCGGATCGGTGACCGAAACGGTGATACCGAGCGCGTTGAGGATCGAGCCGCCACCGTAGATGGGCGGAGGAAGTTCGGACGCGGACAAAGCATCGATATTGCCGCCGACTTCTCCCGGGGACAGCAGCCCGCCGAAGGCGAAGCTCAGGCCGGAAATGTCAACGCCCTCCGGCAGCAGGCCGGCTTCGGTGACCGTCGGGATCAGGAAATCCAGGTTGAGCGTGGCGCCGTTGAGTAGGCCGTTGAACATATTGGCCGGGATGTTGATCAGCTCCTGCAACGCTGCCGTGGTGTCTGGGTTGTCGCCGCCGAGATTGGCGCTGATGGCTTCGATGCTGTTGATCAGCGCCACCAGCGGCGACAGGGACGGCCCCAGGGCGCCGATCAGCACACCGGACAGCGGCGAGGTCAGGACTTGGACGATCTCCGGGATCGGGTCGGGAATTGCCGGAATGAGCCCGGGAGCCAAGGCTTCCCCTTGGTTGCTGAGCAGGCCGTAGAGCAAGAAGTTGCCCAGGAAGAAGCCTGGGCTCCCAATCCCGCCGTCGCCCGAGGGGAGGCTCGTCGTAAATTCAGCCAGCGGGTTAAGGAAGCCCTTCTGGTCGCCACCCAGGAACGTCAGGGCGGCACCCAGCTGCTCGAAGTCCAGGTTGCTCAGATCGGCGTTGCTCAGCGCGTCGCTCAGTGCGCTGTTGGCGTCCTGCATCGCGGTCTGCAGGTGCCCGAAGTTGACTTCCGCGGTATTGAAGGCGTCGGCCCACGCTCCGGTGAAATCGAGGTCGGCGGTCAGAGCGACGTCATGCATCGCGTGCGCCTCGATCATGGGCGTGGCCACCGGCGTGACAGTGATCAGACCGGCACCTACCAGCGCAACGCCGGCGGTGACAAAGGGACGCAATGTCGGATTCATTTGACCAACTCCTCAACATCCAGTGTCGTGACAGTGGAAAAAACTGAGTGTGACTAAGATCATAGATAATAGAAAGCTGTGACACAAGGCCTCGGTCCCAGATTTCCGGCATCTTGGTGTGCTGTTTCGCCACCGATGCGGGCTTTTCGGGCATCTGATTTCTTGGGCTGCTCCCAGAACGTCGCAGCTAACTCAGCTCGGCTCGAGCCCACAGCGGTTATGTTGGGAAGCCGCGCGACGACCCGCGGCGGGGTCGGCCAGGAAACGACGGTCTAGGTGACGACATGCCAGAGGACAGCCCAGCCACCGCACGCACCCTGGTGGAACTGCTGCGTCAGCAGGCAGACCGCTATCGGGACAAAGTCGCGTTCGTGTTCGCCCCGGATGGCCTGGAGGAACACAGTCAGCTGACCTACGCCGAACTCGACCGCAGCGCGCGGGCGATCGCGGCGGATCTGCAACAACAGGGAGCGGCGGGACGTCGTGTGCTTGTCGTCTGCCGGCCGGGTCTCGACAGCGTCGCGGCCTACTTCGGCTGCCTGTACGCCGGCGCGGTTGCCGTGCCGGTGCAGGACCGGCTCGGGCGGTTGACGCTGATCGCCCCCGACGCGCGAGCCGGTTTCGCCCTGGCGGACGCCACCACGCAAGACAGGGTCAAGGCACAGGTCGACGGTATGACCAGGCGCCCCCTGCGGTGGCTGGCCCCAGAGGATCCCGGCGCGGACCCGGACAGCTGGGAACCGCCAGACATCGACGGCGACACCACCGCCACCCTGCAATACACCTCCGGCTCTACCAGGGCACCCAAGGGCGTCGTGGTGACGCACGGCAACCTACTGGCGAACCTGGTTGCGATCCACGAGGCGTGGGGCGGCGACGACCAGAAGGTCGCGGTGTGCTGGCTGCCCCAACACCACGACATGGGCTTGATCGGCGGCATCCTGCAGAGCGTGTACGTCGGCGGCACCACGGTGCTGATGTCGCCGGCAGGCTTCATCACCCGCCCGATGCGCTGGCTGGAGGCCATGTCCCGATACCGCGCCACCATCGCCACCGCACCGAATTTCGCCTACCAGCTGTGCGTCGAACGCAGCACCGCCGAGGAGCGCGCGGCGCTGGACCTGTCGCAATGGTCGACCGCGATGAACGGCGCCGAGCCGGTACAGGCCAGCACCCTGCGCGCCTTCGCCGAGGCTTTCGCGCCCGCCGGATTCCGGCCGGAGGCTTTCCTACCGGTGTACGGCTTGGCCGAGGCCACCCTGCTGGTCTCGGGTGGATCGGACGCCGCCGCGCCGGTAGTCCGACACATCGACCGCAAGGCGCTGGGCGAAGATCGGGTCGTCGAAATCACCGACGCCGCCGACGACGATCCCGGTGTCGTGGAGCTGGTGGGGTGCGGTCGCCCCCGAGGCGGTCAGCAGATCGTGATCGCCGACCCGGAGACTCGCCGGCGCCGCGACGCCGAGCAGATCGGCGAGATCTGGATTTCGGGTCCGTGCGTGGCCCACGGTTACCGGGGCAAACCGGAGGACACCGAGCAGACGTTCGGCGCATACCTGGCCGAGACCGGCGAAGGGCCCTTCCTGCGCACCGGGGATCTGGGCTTCCTGCGAGAAGGCGAGGTGTTCATCACCGGACGCTGCAAAGACCTGATCATTCTCCGCGGCAACAACTACTACCCCAACGACATCGAAAAGACGGTGCAGGGCAGCCATCCGGCGCTGCTGTCCGGCCGCGGTGCGGCCTTCTCGGTGGCGCCGAAACCCGGTGCCGGGGAACAACTCGTGGTGGTACAAGAGGTCCGATCGGCCGGTGACGCCACCGGCGTGCTGGACGCGATCAACGCGGCTATCGCCCGCCACCACGGAATCGGGCCACACGCCGTCGTCCTGGTTGAGCCGGGCTCGATCCCGACCACCTCCAGCGGCAAGATCCAACGACAGGCCGCTCGGCAGAAGTTCCTCGACGGAGAGTTCACCGCGCTGGCGCAATGGCGGGCGGCGCAGGACTCCGGCGCCGGTCCCGCTGAGCCCATGGCGGCGGCCCAGGCCGCCGCCGCAGCCCAGCGGGCGGTGGCGCTGCAGTACTGGAAGGCACGGCAGGGCTGAGAGCTCAACGTCCGCTCCGGCGTGCGTTACCGTCATCGGATGGCCAGCATCAAGCGCCTTTACGCCGCGTTGACCCGACCCGGCCCGCATCGCGTCCTACGCGGGGATCTGGCCTACGCCGGCCTGGCCGGAGTGGTGTACACCCCACAGTCCGGCTACCGCCTTCCGGCGGTGGCCTTCGGCCACGACTGGCTGACCGGGGCCGATCGCTACGCCGGATTGCTGGAGCACCTGGCTTCCTGGGGCATCGTGGCGGCGGCGCCCGACACCGGGCGGGGGCTGGCTCCGTCGGTGCTGGACCTGGCCGCTGACCTGGGCCGCGCCCTGGAAATTGCCACCGACGTCCGGTTGGGGCCGGGCCGGATCAGCGTCGACCGCGACCGACTCGCGGTGGCCGGTCACGGCTTCGGCGGTTCGGCTGCGGTACTCGCTGCGACCACGTTGTCTGTCAAACCCAAAGCGGTGGCAGCAATTTTTCCGACCGTCACCACACCGCCCGCCGAGCAGGCGGCGTTGACGCTGGACGTGCCGGGCGTGGTGTTCAGCAGCCCCGACGATCCGAAAGCATTGCGTTCCAACGCGATCGAGCTGGCGCATGCGTGGCAGCTTTCCACGCTGCGAGTGATCGGCAAGGTGTCGCCGGCCGGTTTGCCGCAGGGCCGCCGGCTGACCGGATTCTTCGGCTTGCCGACCTCGGACCGGCGCACCCAGCGGCGGGTGCGGGCCCTGCTGGCCGGATACCTGCTGGCGCAACTGGTGGGCGACAAGACCTTCCGAGACTTCGCCAACCCGCAGGTGGCCCTGCCCCGGACCGAGGCACTCGACGCACTGCCGGAGCCGGTGGGCCCGGAAGAGAAGATCGCCGCGCTGTTCAAGTAGCGCGCTGGAAGCGATCGCGGCCGCCGGGCGGGAACCCGACGGCCGCAACCGCTGTGGTGTGTCTAGACGTCGGACAACATGTCGCCGATCGGGTCGAGCCCGAAAAGGGGCGGAATCTGCTCGGCGCCCTTGCCATCCCAGTTATCGCCGAGCAGCACCCCCATGACCTGCGACCACTGCTCCATCGCCGCGATCGGACCGATGGGCACGCTGTCGAGGGTCAGCGTGTCAAGGATCGGGACACCGGTGAGCGTCAGACCCAAGCTGTTGAAGATCGACCCGCCCACCGGGTCCACCGTGGTGCCATCGGCAAAGGTGTAGGTGCCCTGGTCGCCGGCCCCGCCCGCGATGCCGGGGCTCAATAGCCCACCAAACGCAAAGTCGAGCGCGGTGAGCTCCATGCCCTCCGGCAGCAGGCCCGCGTCGTTGATGGTCGGCACCAGCGCATCGAGATTCAGGTCGGCGCCGTTGAGGAATCCGTTGACCATATTGGCGGGAATATTGAGTAGATCGTTGAACGCCGCCTCGAAGTCCGGGGTGTCACCGTTCAGCGCATTGGAGACGTCGGTGACGCTGTTGACCAATGCCACCAGCGGGCTGATAGACGGCCCCAGGGACCCGATCAGCATGGCGCTCAACGGCGACGACAGGAACTGCAGAATGTCGGTCACCTGATCGGGGTCGATCCCGGAGTCTTCGGGCAGGAAGCCGGGCAACAGGCTGACCATGAGGCCGCGCAACCCGTCGAGGGTATGCGGGGTCACCGCATCCCAGATGGCCTTGCCGGCGTCCTCGGACGTGTCGACGTTCAGCGTCAGCGCCGACCCGAGCATCTGGAAGTTGCCCTGAATCTCAGTGAGCGCGTCCTGGATGGTCTTGGTGCCGTCGGAGACCTCCCCCCAGAGGGCTTGCTGGTTGACGATGAACTGCTGCAGCCCCACTTCGGGGGCGATCAGGAAGTTGTTGGCGAGCTGCGTGGCATTGGCGGACGCGGTGTTGAAGACGTCCTGCCAGGCGCCGAAGAAGCCCTCGCCGGCGGTGAGCCGCAGCGCGGGGGAATGCTCGACGGCCGAAGCGGCGACCACGGGAGTGACAGCGATCGTGCTGGCGCCCAGCACCGCTACACCCGCGGTGACGTAGGGACGAAGTGATTGGTGCATCGACATCTCCTCAAATTTTCAGTGCGCGCCCCTTAGGCGCCATACCAATTCATGCAACATAACTGACATTAGGCTGAGAAACGATGCGAATGTACGGATCGAGAAAATTCGCCGAAATCGAGCGGGAGACCCCGGAACTTCGACCTCCTATACACCAATAGTTTCCGGATAACTACAGCTCACACCAGGTTTTCAGCGGTTCCACACCTATTGACGTGTGCGCAAGATTATATTTTGCGACAGTCCGTCCGTTTTGATGAAAACCCTTCTCCGATGAGGGAATGCTGAGGCTTTTAGTTTCGAATCCACGGGCTCAGTTGACATTCGCACCCGGGCGTCGCGTCTGCAGGAATGGCAACGGCCGCCGAGTCTTTTCAGACTCGGCGGCCGTTGCCATTGTCGGTTGGCGTCTAGCCGGCTGCGCCCGCTGTGCCGTCGGCGCCGGCCGTACCACCGGTTCCATCCGGTGTACCGGTACCAGCCGCGCCGCCGGCGCCACCCTTACCGAGTGCCCCGCCGGCGCCGGGAGTTCCGGTGCTCGCGCCACCGGTGCCGCCGTTGCCGCCGTGGCCGCCGTTGGCGCCGTTGCCGCCAGCGGCCCCATCGGTGCCGGCACCACCGGCTCCACCGACCCCACCGGCTGCACCAGCGCCGCCCTTGCCACCGGCGCTGCCATCGGTGCCCGCGCCACCGGTGCCGCCATTGCCGCCGGCACCGGCGCTACCACCGTCGCCGGCGGTATGACCGGCGCCGCTCGCCGCACCGCCGGCACCGCCGACGCCGCCCTTGCCGCCGGCACCGCCCACACCACCGGCGCCGTTACCGCCGTTGGTGCCAGAGGTGCTCGCGCCGCCGTGTCCACCGGAGCCGGCAACACCGCCGTTGCCGCCGAGCCCGCCGCTCCCACCGTCCAGGCCGTTGCCGCTGGCGTCGGCGCCACCAGCCCCACCGGCGCCACCGACGCCACCAGTGCCACCAGTGCCACCGGCCCCGCCGGCACCGCCGTTACCGGTGCCCGAAGTGCCGCCGTTACCGCCTTGTCCTGCGGCACCACCGTTGCCACCGGTCGTGCCGGTGCCTCCGGCCTCGGTCGTGCCGTCCGCGCCGGCAGTTCCGGCGACGCCGGCCCCACCGGTGCCACCCCGGCCGCCTGCGCCGCCGTTGCCGTCCAGCGCGCCGGCGCCGGTGTTGCCTGCGGTTCCGCTGGTGCTGGCGCCGCCATTGCCCGCGGTTCCCGCGGCGCCGCCGGCACCACCGTCACCGCCGGTTCCGCCGGCCAAGCCGTTGCCGGCGTTGTCCACGCCGCCGGTCCCGCCGGCACCGCCGGTCCCGCCGTTCCCGCCCTTGCCCGCGGCGCCGCCGTTACCGCCGGTGCCGGTGTTCGAGGTGCCGCCGTTACCACCGGTGCCACCCGCTCCACCGGCGGATCCGTTGCCACCGTTGCCGCCAGCCGTGCCGGCCTCGGTGTCGGTGGCGGTCGCGCCGGTTGCACCCGCGGTACCGGTGCTACCCGTGCCGCCGACTCCACCGTTGCCGCCGTTGCCACCGTTACCGGCATCCGCCGTGCCACCGTTGCCACCGGTACCGCCGGCGGCGCCCGCACCGCCAGTGCCACCGTTGCCGCCGTTGCCGCCGTTGACCGCGACGGCGCCGTTACCGCCGTTGCCGCCGGCGCCGCCGATCCCGTTGGCGCCGCCGGTACCGCCGTTACCGCCGTTACCGGCGTGACTGGGTGCGACCCCGATGTTGTTGGTCGGTACCGCAGTTCCGGCGCTGTTGCCGCCGTTACCACCCGCGCCGCCGGCCGCACCGGCGCCACCGCTGGCGCCATTGCCGCCGTTGCCGCCACTGGCGGTGCCATTGCCACCGTTACCGCCGGCACCGCCGACACCGACCGCACTGCTGCCGCCATTGCCGCCGTTGCCGCCGATGCTTACCCCGGTGGCCGCACCGTTGCCGCCGGCGCCGCCGTCACCGCCGGTGGCGCCGGTACCGGCCGTGGAGGATGGGCCAGCCCCGCCGTTACCGCCGTTGCCGCCGACGCTGTAGACGGTGCCGGCGGTGAAGTGGTCGCCGTTGACGTCGCGCCAGCCGGTGCCGGTACCACCGGCACCGCCATCACCGCCGTTGCCGGCGGTTCCCGCGCCGGTCAGGCCGGTACCCCCGCCGCCACCGCCGTTACCACCTTGAGCG is a genomic window of Mycolicibacter heraklionensis containing:
- the gjpA gene encoding outer membrane porin GjpA is translated as MNPTLRPFVTAGVALVGAGLITVTPVATPMIEAHAMHDVALTADLDFTGAWADAFNTAEVNFGHLQTAMQDANSALSDALSNADLSNLDFEQLGAALTFLGGDQKGFLNPLAEFTTSLPSGDGGIGSPGFFLGNFLLYGLLSNQGEALAPGLIPAIPDPIPEIVQVLTSPLSGVLIGALGPSLSPLVALINSIEAISANLGGDNPDTTAALQELINIPANMFNGLLNGATLNLDFLIPTVTEAGLLPEGVDISGLSFAFGGLLSPGEVGGNIDALSASELPPPIYGGGSILNALGITVSVTDPLTLDLTFGPGQGVGLTGALAGLEQVLALLLSGNLDFDGPPPADAPDPAAASDFDFGALLADLFGGSQ
- a CDS encoding fatty acyl-AMP ligase, translating into MPEDSPATARTLVELLRQQADRYRDKVAFVFAPDGLEEHSQLTYAELDRSARAIAADLQQQGAAGRRVLVVCRPGLDSVAAYFGCLYAGAVAVPVQDRLGRLTLIAPDARAGFALADATTQDRVKAQVDGMTRRPLRWLAPEDPGADPDSWEPPDIDGDTTATLQYTSGSTRAPKGVVVTHGNLLANLVAIHEAWGGDDQKVAVCWLPQHHDMGLIGGILQSVYVGGTTVLMSPAGFITRPMRWLEAMSRYRATIATAPNFAYQLCVERSTAEERAALDLSQWSTAMNGAEPVQASTLRAFAEAFAPAGFRPEAFLPVYGLAEATLLVSGGSDAAAPVVRHIDRKALGEDRVVEITDAADDDPGVVELVGCGRPRGGQQIVIADPETRRRRDAEQIGEIWISGPCVAHGYRGKPEDTEQTFGAYLAETGEGPFLRTGDLGFLREGEVFITGRCKDLIILRGNNYYPNDIEKTVQGSHPALLSGRGAAFSVAPKPGAGEQLVVVQEVRSAGDATGVLDAINAAIARHHGIGPHAVVLVEPGSIPTTSSGKIQRQAARQKFLDGEFTALAQWRAAQDSGAGPAEPMAAAQAAAAAQRAVALQYWKARQG
- a CDS encoding dienelactone hydrolase family protein, producing the protein MASIKRLYAALTRPGPHRVLRGDLAYAGLAGVVYTPQSGYRLPAVAFGHDWLTGADRYAGLLEHLASWGIVAAAPDTGRGLAPSVLDLAADLGRALEIATDVRLGPGRISVDRDRLAVAGHGFGGSAAVLAATTLSVKPKAVAAIFPTVTTPPAEQAALTLDVPGVVFSSPDDPKALRSNAIELAHAWQLSTLRVIGKVSPAGLPQGRRLTGFFGLPTSDRRTQRRVRALLAGYLLAQLVGDKTFRDFANPQVALPRTEALDALPEPVGPEEKIAALFK
- the glmS gene encoding glutamine--fructose-6-phosphate transaminase (isomerizing) yields the protein MCGIVGYVGQRPARDVVVEALRRMEYRGYDSAGIAVVDGIGQLTVRRRAGRLANLEAELAATDPALLAGGTGLGHTRWATHGRPTDHNAHPHCDTAGKFAVVHNGIIENFAVLRDELERAGVEFTSETDSEVTVHLLARQYRDGDTAGDFVASALAVLRRLEGHFTVVFAHADEPGTIVAARRSTPLVVGIGDGEMFLGSDVAAFIPFTREAVELGQDQAVVITADSYRITDFHGTDDAANARRFHIDWDLSAAEKGGYEYFMLKEIAEQPTAVAETLLGHFEDGRIVLDEQRLSDQELREIDKVFVVACGTAYHSGLLAKYAIEHWTRLPVEVELASEFRYRDPVLDRSTLVVAISQSGETADTLEAVRHAKEQKAKVLAVCNTNGSQIPRECDAVLYTRAGPEIGVASTKTFLAQITANYLVGLALAQARGTKYPDEVEHEYRQLEAMPELVSHVLAGIDSVAELARQFASSSAVLFLGRHVGYPVALEGALKLKELAYMHAEGFAAGELKHGPIALIEDDLPVIVVMPSPKNAAMLHSKLLSNIREIQARGAVTIVIAEEGDETVRPYADHLIEIPAVSTLYQPLLSTIPLQVFAAGVAQARGYDVDKPRNLAKSVTVE
- the gjpA gene encoding outer membrane porin GjpA, whose amino-acid sequence is MHQSLRPYVTAGVAVLGASTIAVTPVVAASAVEHSPALRLTAGEGFFGAWQDVFNTASANATQLANNFLIAPEVGLQQFIVNQQALWGEVSDGTKTIQDALTEIQGNFQMLGSALTLNVDTSEDAGKAIWDAVTPHTLDGLRGLMVSLLPGFLPEDSGIDPDQVTDILQFLSSPLSAMLIGSLGPSISPLVALVNSVTDVSNALNGDTPDFEAAFNDLLNIPANMVNGFLNGADLNLDALVPTINDAGLLPEGMELTALDFAFGGLLSPGIAGGAGDQGTYTFADGTTVDPVGGSIFNSLGLTLTGVPILDTLTLDSVPIGPIAAMEQWSQVMGVLLGDNWDGKGAEQIPPLFGLDPIGDMLSDV
- a CDS encoding PGRS repeat-containing protein; this translates as MTRRHTGSQPGSEAQAGARRGHRAVGTGSAVAAFLAFGVAPLAGAPDAQADGFEDLFDFSWLTPADVTSDVDPGIAAFDPAAFDMISIIDQWFYTPLHMGMTAWIDSDFGAMVNNAINEMSGQYLIGNGAAGTELNPDGGDGGLWFGDGGAGWNSDVDGVAGGNGGDALGWLGNGGDGGAGGFGAAGGDGGASAWGLGHGGVGGAGGVGGDGGDGGASVAWLFGNGGVGGAGGDGVAGSFANGGNGNGTAGGNGGAGGRGAFNLGNGGDGGKAGAGGNGAAGTADHVNGGNGGAGGAGGAAGSNFWEQGHAGTGAAGGAAGNGGNGFKDEDGNFLGNGGNGGAGGAGGSSGDPMSSTSGGVAGNGAAGGFGGDGLKGGNGGAGGAGANAGDGTGGTGGVGGAGGAGVTNGGNGGVGGAAGSSTGSHAGAAGGDGGRGGDASGAANVQGVAGNGGNGGAGGAGASGPAGAGGKGGAGGNGATDDDTIQTFGGNGGNGGTGGTPGSGVGGTGGNGGAGGNGTVGAGGGLLSGNHAQGGNGGGGGGTGLTGAGTAGNGGDGGAGGTGTGWRDVNGDHFTAGTVYSVGGNGGNGGAGPSSTAGTGATGGDGGAGGNGAATGVSIGGNGGNGGSSAVGVGGAGGNGGNGTASGGNGGNGASGGAGAAGGAGGNGGNSAGTAVPTNNIGVAPSHAGNGGNGGTGGANGIGGAGGNGGNGAVAVNGGNGGNGGTGGAGAAGGTGGNGGTADAGNGGNGGNGGVGGTGSTGTAGATGATATDTEAGTAGGNGGNGSAGGAGGTGGNGGTSNTGTGGNGGAAGKGGNGGTGGAGGTGGVDNAGNGLAGGTGGDGGAGGAAGTAGNGGASTSGTAGNTGAGALDGNGGAGGRGGTGGAGVAGTAGADGTTEAGGTGTTGGNGGAAGQGGNGGTSGTGNGGAGGAGGTGGTGGVGGAGGAGGADASGNGLDGGSGGLGGNGGVAGSGGHGGASTSGTNGGNGAGGVGGAGGKGGVGGAGGAASGAGHTAGDGGSAGAGGNGGTGGAGTDGSAGGKGGAGAAGGVGGAGGAGTDGAAGGNGANGGHGGNGGTGGASTGTPGAGGALGKGGAGGAAGTGTPDGTGGTAGADGTAGAAG